The following are encoded together in the Geobacter sulfurreducens PCA genome:
- a CDS encoding putative nucleotidyltransferase substrate binding domain-containing protein — MPLFLAVKNDDVLSRRGTADFLEGMRRDLFARLKSLPPGGECRLLKGVTEALDKELAFEDAFGQDFPRLLAETETATDVNGLIDLQRQLAEKAAEYFRQRGSVPAFDILCTTMTDYLTRRALQLAFRWMEEHGPAAPAVGWAWLALGALGRGEAGLSGAADFAVIHDGEAPEETSFFVGLAGRAAGILERLGLASPGGVTPVGAAWRGSMTDWRKRITSRVTEGDGDLGWLIGLTDLRCVAGDSALAEGMNNLVRSMLAFHRDQFRETARHISMMPSGFDFFGRFRTERIGESRGMFNLGYYGISPLVANVRVLAVHAEIPETGTIERIRALLRKGHMDVDLAERLLRACHCFGRRRAAMGGEASGIYVDTARLTEQEEDELKAGIEAVGTLQRLVYTTITGQG, encoded by the coding sequence ATGCCGCTCTTTCTCGCGGTAAAAAATGACGATGTCCTTAGCCGCCGGGGAACCGCGGACTTCCTGGAAGGGATGCGCCGCGACCTCTTCGCCAGACTCAAGAGCCTCCCCCCCGGCGGCGAATGCCGTTTGCTCAAGGGAGTGACCGAAGCCCTCGACAAAGAGCTCGCCTTCGAGGATGCCTTCGGCCAGGACTTTCCCCGTCTGCTTGCCGAGACTGAAACAGCCACCGACGTGAACGGCCTCATCGACCTTCAACGGCAACTGGCGGAGAAGGCAGCCGAATACTTTCGCCAACGCGGCTCGGTGCCGGCCTTCGACATCCTCTGTACCACCATGACGGACTACCTGACACGGAGAGCGCTCCAGCTCGCTTTCCGCTGGATGGAAGAGCACGGTCCGGCAGCTCCGGCTGTCGGCTGGGCCTGGCTCGCCCTGGGCGCCTTGGGGCGCGGCGAAGCGGGCCTTTCGGGAGCAGCGGACTTTGCCGTCATCCACGACGGGGAGGCCCCCGAAGAGACCTCGTTCTTCGTGGGCCTGGCCGGACGGGCTGCCGGCATCCTGGAACGATTGGGCCTTGCCAGCCCCGGCGGAGTCACTCCGGTCGGCGCAGCATGGCGGGGAAGCATGACCGATTGGCGCAAACGGATCACCAGCCGGGTTACGGAAGGGGACGGCGACCTGGGATGGCTTATCGGGCTCACCGATTTGCGCTGCGTAGCCGGCGACTCCGCCCTGGCCGAGGGAATGAACAACCTGGTCCGGTCCATGCTCGCCTTTCACAGGGACCAGTTCCGGGAGACGGCACGGCACATATCCATGATGCCCTCGGGATTCGACTTTTTCGGCAGATTCAGGACGGAGCGGATTGGTGAGTCGCGGGGAATGTTCAACCTGGGCTACTACGGCATCTCCCCCCTGGTAGCCAACGTCAGGGTTCTGGCGGTCCACGCGGAGATACCGGAAACGGGCACCATCGAGCGCATCCGGGCACTGCTCCGGAAGGGGCACATGGATGTGGATCTGGCCGAGCGGTTGCTGCGCGCCTGCCACTGCTTCGGCCGGAGGCGCGCCGCCATGGGCGGTGAGGCCTCCGGCATTTACGTGGATACGGCGAGACTGACCGAGCAGGAGGAAGATGAACTCAAGGCAGGCATCGAAGCGGTGGGGACTCTTCAGCGGCTGGTCTACACCACCATTACCGGGCAGGGATAG
- a CDS encoding sodium:solute symporter family protein translates to MTDANLVPLLIVTAALATFIITGLRARAREAGDYGFGGRYIGRIGGGAAIASNWMSAASFLGMGGLLYLQGYYALAYVIGWTGGYVLLLVLMAGQIRRFGKYTAPDFVGDRYASPGARLISAAISITISVIYCTAQFKGIGMLFGWLFATDYRTGVILGATVAVGYVILSGMLGVARNQQLQYTLLIVSFILPLMALAHKLGYFWVLPQFGYGVAIQDLKREFGINFAAPFASAGLFQWVALCFTLMVGTAGLPHVLSRFYVVPNIRDARWSLVWGLFFIALIYWSAPAYAVFARLLEARSGMAPPPVAAGKMADIIVIKTAVMGGLPSWMIGILAAGAMSAAFFTVAGLLITGAASLSHDIYYRLINPRASEGSKMALAKGAVVVLAAIVLAIALNPPGLIAEITAVAFALAGNTIFPAFLLGIWWSRANRHGVIAGMLTGVLITFSTPLFGGLVPAVAKVFPLTSSALIGAPLVIGVMIVVSLLTPPPPEAVRRFLAEQVHGHMD, encoded by the coding sequence ATGACTGACGCGAATCTCGTCCCCCTCCTTATCGTGACGGCTGCCCTGGCCACCTTCATCATTACCGGGCTGCGGGCACGGGCGCGGGAAGCGGGAGACTACGGCTTCGGCGGGCGCTACATCGGCCGGATCGGCGGGGGTGCCGCCATTGCCAGCAACTGGATGAGCGCGGCCAGCTTCCTGGGCATGGGCGGCCTTCTCTACCTCCAGGGCTACTACGCCCTTGCGTACGTCATAGGCTGGACCGGCGGCTACGTGCTGCTGCTGGTCCTCATGGCCGGCCAGATTCGCCGCTTCGGCAAGTACACGGCCCCGGACTTCGTGGGGGACCGGTATGCGTCGCCGGGCGCGCGCCTCATCTCGGCGGCCATTTCCATTACTATTTCGGTGATCTACTGCACGGCTCAGTTCAAGGGAATCGGCATGCTCTTCGGCTGGCTCTTCGCCACCGACTACCGCACCGGAGTCATTCTGGGCGCCACCGTGGCGGTGGGGTACGTAATTCTTTCGGGAATGCTGGGGGTGGCCCGCAACCAGCAGCTCCAGTACACCCTGCTCATTGTCTCGTTCATCCTCCCTCTCATGGCCCTGGCTCATAAGCTCGGCTACTTCTGGGTACTCCCCCAGTTCGGCTACGGCGTTGCCATCCAGGACCTCAAGCGCGAGTTCGGCATCAACTTCGCAGCCCCCTTCGCCTCGGCCGGCCTCTTCCAGTGGGTGGCCCTCTGCTTCACCCTTATGGTTGGCACCGCCGGTCTTCCCCACGTCCTGTCGCGCTTCTACGTGGTCCCAAACATTCGCGACGCCCGGTGGAGCCTGGTCTGGGGCCTGTTCTTCATCGCTCTCATCTACTGGTCGGCTCCCGCCTACGCCGTCTTCGCCCGGCTGCTGGAGGCCCGCTCCGGCATGGCCCCCCCGCCGGTGGCCGCCGGCAAGATGGCCGACATCATCGTGATCAAGACCGCAGTCATGGGAGGGCTTCCCTCCTGGATGATCGGCATCCTGGCCGCCGGCGCCATGAGCGCCGCCTTTTTCACAGTGGCGGGACTGCTCATCACCGGCGCGGCATCCCTTTCCCACGATATCTATTACCGCCTCATCAACCCCCGTGCCTCCGAGGGTTCCAAGATGGCCCTGGCCAAGGGTGCGGTGGTGGTCCTTGCGGCGATCGTCCTGGCCATCGCACTGAACCCGCCAGGGCTCATCGCCGAGATCACGGCCGTCGCCTTCGCCCTGGCCGGCAACACGATCTTCCCCGCCTTTCTCCTGGGAATCTGGTGGAGCCGCGCCAACCGCCACGGTGTCATCGCCGGAATGCTGACCGGCGTCCTCATCACCTTCTCCACCCCCCTGTTCGGTGGCCTGGTACCGGCGGTGGCGAAGGTCTTCCCCCTCACCTCATCGGCCCTGATCGGCGCGCCGCTGGTGATAGGAGTCATGATTGTCGTGTCGCTGCTCACGCCGCCGCCCCCAGAAGCGGTGCGTCGCTTCCTGGCTGAACAGGTTCACGGCCACATGGACTGA
- a CDS encoding DUF4212 domain-containing protein, whose amino-acid sequence MNDPQKLCDVNFFRPRKGYMTGEVAIIAAVLVGWAVANFGFQGVLALLAQSPDGEGILTRLTFLSFPWHFWFTGQFLPLWFIILCVLFNIYIDRHTEQHSRRRDRSHD is encoded by the coding sequence ATGAACGATCCGCAAAAACTTTGCGACGTAAACTTCTTCCGTCCGAGAAAAGGCTACATGACCGGCGAGGTGGCCATCATCGCCGCCGTGCTGGTGGGATGGGCCGTGGCCAACTTCGGCTTCCAGGGCGTACTGGCGCTCCTGGCCCAGTCGCCTGATGGCGAAGGCATACTCACCAGGCTCACCTTTCTCTCCTTTCCCTGGCATTTCTGGTTCACGGGCCAGTTCCTCCCCCTCTGGTTCATCATTCTTTGCGTCCTCTTCAACATCTACATAGACCGGCACACCGAGCAGCACAGCCGCAGGAGGGACCGCAGCCATGACTGA